From Cucumis melo cultivar AY chromosome 1, USDA_Cmelo_AY_1.0, whole genome shotgun sequence, a single genomic window includes:
- the LOC103492575 gene encoding homoserine kinase: MAMISYQPPLKSLTIPPVSLSNPKPVLFRCSLSLPSRAAVTSVEPQPVFSSVKAFAPATVANLGPGFDFLGCAVDGLGDYVSLSVDSNVHPGEVAISDITGNNTNKLSKNPLYNCAGIAAIEVMKMLGIRSVGLSLSLEKGLPLGSGLGSSAASAAAAAIAVNGLFGGKLGVEELVLAGLKSEEKVSGYHADNVAPAIMGGFILIRNYEPLELIRLKFPVDKELFFVLVSPEFEAPTKKMRAALPAEVGMPHHVWNSSQAGALVAAVLQGDTMGLGKALSSDKIVEPRRSPLIPGMDGVKKAAIAAGAFGCTISGAGPTAVAVIDNEEQGKEIGERMVMAFLKEGNLKAAASVKRLDRVGARLIGSTPLDRVL, from the coding sequence ATGGCTATGATCTCCTATCAACCGCCATTGAAGTCGTTGACCATTCCTCCAGTTTCTTTATCTAACCCTAAACCTGTTCTCTTCAGGTGCAGTTTGTCTCTTCCATCTAGAGCCGCCGTCACCTCGGTCGAACCTCAACCGGTTTTCTCCTCCGTCAAGGCCTTTGCTCCTGCAACCGTCGCTAATTTAGGCCCCGGCTTTGATTTCCTTGGCTGCGCTGTTGATGGCTTGGGAGATTATGTCTCTCTTAGTGTTGATTCCAATGTTCATCCAGGTGAAGTTGCGATTTCTGATATTACAGGGAACAACACGAATAAACTTAGTAAAAATCCTCTCTATAATTGTGCTGGTATTGCTGCTATTGAGGTTATGAAAATGCTAGGGATTCGATCTGTTGGTCTTTCTCTTTCGCTTGAGAAAGGTTTGCCGTTAGGGAGTGGATTGGGATCTAGTGCTGCGAGTGCAGCTGCTGCTGCGATTGCTGTTAATGGATTGTTCGGTGGGAAATTAGGAGTAGAGGAATTGGTTCTCGCGGGGTTGAAATCGGAAGAGAAGGTTTCTGGATATCATGCGGATAATGTCGCACCGGCTATCATGGGGGGTTTCATTCTGATTCGAAATTACGAACCCTTGGAATTGATTCGTTTGAAATTCCCCGTCGATAAGGAGCTGTTCTTCGTGTTGGTCAGCCCGGAATTCGAAGCACCGACGAAGAAAATGCGGGCTGCGTTACCTGCTGAAGTTGGGATGCCACACCATGTGTGGAATTCCAGCCAAGCCGGGGCGTTGGTGGCCGCGGTGCTGCAGGGCGACACGATGGGATTGGGGAAAGCATTGTCCTCAGACAAAATTGTGGAGCCAAGGCGTTCCCCATTAATTCCAGGTATGGATGGTGTTAAGAAGGCAGCCATTGCTGCTGGGGCATTTGGGTGCACGATAAGTGGAGCAGGGCCAACGGCGGTGGCAGTGATCGATAACGAAGAGCAGGGGAAGGAGATTGGTGAGAGGATGGTTATGGCGTTTCTGAAGGAAGGAAATTTGAAAGCTGCGGCATCTGTAAAGAGACTAGATCGAGTTGGTGCAAGGCTTATTGGATCAACTCCTTTAGATAGAGTTTTATGA
- the LOC127148505 gene encoding uncharacterized protein LOC127148505 gives MKANKLLNQGTSSILASVDTREPEVSLSSELVVRKFPDVFPDELLELPTPRKIDFAIELEPDTTSISRAPYRMALAELKELKVQLQELYEHYEFIVMSFSLTNAPAKGKVVAYASRQLKSHEQNYPTHDLALVAMNRRLAEAEQDEEFSISSDDGLMFERRLCVPVDNAVKTELLTEAHSSPYSMHPGSTKMYQDLKRVYWWRNMKREVADFVSRCLMCQQVKAPKQKPASLLQPLSVLEWKWKNVSMDFITGLSPVCWVEVGKQRMLGLELVQTTNAAIQKIITRMLRAQSRQKSYADERRKNLEFDVGDMIFLKVAPMKGVLRFEKKGKLSPRFVGPFKILERIGSVTYRLAVLPAFFIIHDVFHV, from the exons ATGAAAGCCAATAAGCTACTCAACCAGGGTACTTCGAGTATCTTGGCTAGCGTAGACactagagagccagaagtttccttGTCATCTGAACTGGTGGTGAGAAAATTCCCTGACGTTTTCCCTGATGAGCTTCTAGAACTTCCAACTCCCAGGAAAATTGATTTTGCTATTGAGTTAGAGCCAGACACTACTTCCATATCTAGAGCTCCTTATAGAATGGCCTTAGCTGAGCTGAAAGAGTTGAAAGTCCAGTTGCAGGAATT ATATgaacattacgagttcattgtaatGTCTTTTAGCTTGACAAATGCTCCTGCT aaGGGTAAGGTGGTTGCTTATGCCTCTCGCCAGTTGAaaagtcatgagcagaactaccctacccatgatttaGCGTTGGTAGCAATG AATCGTCGCCTGGCAGAAGCAGAGCAAGATGAGGAGTTCTctatatcctctgatgatggaCTTATGTTTGAGAGGCGTTTGTGCGTGCCGGTAGACAATGCAGTTAaaacagagcttttgactgaggctcatagTTCTCCATATTCTATGCATCCTGgcagtacgaagatgtaccaagacttGAAGCGTGTTTATTGGTGGagaaatatgaaaagagaagtggcagactttgtcagtagatgttTGATGTGTCAGCAGGTAAAAGCACCAAAACAGAAGCCAGCAAGTTTgttacaacccttgagtgtgctaGAGTGGAAGTGGAAGAATGTGtctatggacttcattacaggact atctcctgtTTGTTGGGTTGAGGTTGGTAAGCAGAGAATGTTAGGCCTTGAGCTAGTTCAAACAAcaaatgcagccatacagaagattatAACTCGTATGTTGAGAGcgcagagcagacagaagagttacgctgatgaaCGGCGTAAGAAtctcgagtttgatgtgggagacatgATTTTtctaaaggtagcacctatgaagggtgttttGAGATTTGAAAAGAAGGGAAAGCTTAGTCCACGTTTTGTAGGGCCATTTAAGATACTTGAGCGAATTGGCTCTGTAACTTATCGTTTGGCGGTGCTTCCTGCGTTTTTTATAATTCATGATGTATTTCATGTCTAG